From Ignavibacteria bacterium, one genomic window encodes:
- the hrpB gene encoding ATP-dependent helicase HrpB, producing the protein MLPIHSSLDSIRTVLRDGLSCILEAPPGAGKTTVVPLALLDEEWCAGKKIIVLEPRRLAAKAAARRMASTLGERAGETVGYRMRMESAIGPKTRIEVVTEGVLTRQLARDPDLNGVALVIFDEFHERSLNADTGLALTLTARTVLRPDLRVMVMSATLRSLDLPRILPDAGMVSSMGRAFPVDVQWMRSPSEKQIHELMSAAVRDAVHSGEGDVLCFLPGQAEIRRTYDLLQKDIDRLEGAELHILHGELSGEQQDAILRPNSITRRIILSTAIAETSITIDGVRTVIDGGRSREPRFDPRSGMSHLTTVPVSKDAAEQRRGRAGRTAPGQCIRLWTEQEHNQLPERRTPEIMVADCAPMMLEISAFGATIDELPWLDIPPSGHVAHARELLHELNALDANDAITPHGRALLKYGVHPRVSHMLVRAGELGINKRTAADVAALIGERDVLRGARDADLQRRLDALNGDRDPEADRGALDAARKRSRALDSARADGKALDSARADGKALDSARADGSGGADAVGVLLALAYPDRIARRKSDGRYIMRNGRTAKLNAGDTLSKHEWLAVGDLDGSGAEPRIAIAAPIEQPSVLSVFADDIHPRAEAGWNDRDGKIVARTVRMLGAIVVDTQQNASVNADELASAFARVIAERGLRDLPWTEVAERLRGRVMFARHYGATDLPDWTNEALASTVEAWLAPSLRGKRTLADLQKLDLATILHNSLTYEQQRKVDTVAPALYKPPKGREVPIDYADPERPTVSVRLQFMFGVKRTPTVAMGNVPLTIELLSPADRPIQVTKDLAGFWQGSYVHVRKEMKGRYPKHNWPEHP; encoded by the coding sequence ATGCTTCCCATCCACTCTTCCCTCGACTCCATCCGCACGGTTCTGCGCGATGGACTCTCGTGCATTCTCGAAGCGCCTCCGGGTGCGGGGAAGACAACGGTTGTGCCATTGGCGTTGCTGGATGAGGAGTGGTGTGCGGGGAAGAAGATCATCGTGTTGGAGCCCCGTAGACTTGCGGCCAAGGCAGCTGCCCGACGTATGGCGTCTACGCTTGGAGAACGAGCTGGTGAGACGGTTGGGTATAGGATGCGGATGGAGAGTGCTATTGGACCGAAGACGCGGATCGAGGTGGTTACGGAGGGGGTGTTGACGCGGCAACTCGCGCGCGACCCAGACCTCAATGGTGTGGCACTTGTGATCTTCGACGAGTTTCATGAACGATCTCTCAATGCTGATACGGGGCTTGCCCTGACGCTCACAGCGCGAACGGTTCTTCGTCCGGATCTGCGCGTGATGGTGATGTCGGCCACACTGCGCTCGCTTGACCTACCGAGGATCCTCCCCGACGCCGGAATGGTGTCGAGCATGGGCCGCGCCTTCCCCGTTGACGTGCAATGGATGCGCAGCCCCAGCGAAAAGCAGATCCACGAACTGATGTCGGCGGCCGTCCGTGATGCCGTGCATTCCGGCGAGGGCGACGTGTTGTGTTTCCTCCCGGGTCAGGCAGAGATTCGTCGCACCTACGACCTTCTGCAAAAGGACATCGACCGTCTGGAAGGCGCCGAACTCCACATCCTGCACGGCGAACTCAGCGGTGAACAACAGGATGCGATCCTTCGACCGAACTCTATTACACGTCGCATCATTCTCTCAACGGCCATCGCAGAGACCTCGATCACCATCGACGGCGTGCGCACGGTGATCGACGGTGGCAGATCCAGGGAGCCCCGTTTCGATCCTCGGTCCGGCATGTCCCACCTTACAACGGTCCCGGTATCGAAGGATGCCGCAGAACAACGTAGGGGGCGGGCAGGACGCACAGCACCCGGACAATGCATCAGATTGTGGACGGAGCAAGAGCACAATCAACTCCCCGAGCGCAGAACGCCGGAGATCATGGTTGCCGACTGCGCACCGATGATGTTGGAGATCTCCGCATTTGGTGCAACCATTGATGAGCTGCCATGGCTTGACATTCCTCCGTCGGGACATGTAGCACATGCACGGGAACTACTTCACGAACTCAACGCTCTCGACGCAAACGATGCGATCACTCCTCACGGCAGAGCGCTCCTCAAGTACGGCGTCCACCCACGTGTTTCACACATGCTCGTACGCGCCGGCGAGCTTGGCATCAACAAGCGCACGGCGGCAGACGTGGCCGCGCTCATCGGCGAGCGCGACGTGTTACGCGGCGCTCGCGATGCGGACCTGCAGCGCAGGCTGGACGCGCTCAACGGAGACCGCGACCCGGAGGCCGACCGCGGAGCGCTAGACGCGGCGCGCAAGCGCAGCCGCGCTCTCGACTCCGCTCGAGCTGACGGCAAGGCTCTCGACTCCGCTCGAGCTGACGGTAAGGCTCTCGACTCCGCTCGAGCTGACGGTAGCGGTGGCGCTGACGCTGTTGGCGTGTTGCTTGCACTGGCGTACCCGGACCGCATCGCACGTCGGAAGAGTGACGGGCGCTACATCATGCGGAACGGACGCACGGCCAAGCTCAATGCGGGTGATACACTCAGCAAACACGAGTGGCTTGCCGTAGGCGACCTGGATGGATCGGGAGCAGAACCACGTATTGCCATCGCAGCACCGATCGAACAGCCTTCTGTACTGTCGGTCTTTGCCGATGATATTCATCCACGAGCAGAAGCCGGATGGAATGATCGCGACGGGAAGATCGTGGCACGCACGGTTCGGATGTTGGGGGCGATTGTTGTTGACACGCAACAGAATGCCTCGGTGAATGCCGATGAGCTCGCTAGTGCCTTTGCTCGGGTGATCGCAGAACGCGGACTCCGTGATCTGCCGTGGACCGAAGTGGCCGAGAGGCTGAGAGGACGGGTGATGTTTGCCCGACACTATGGCGCAACAGACCTTCCCGACTGGACGAATGAAGCATTGGCATCCACTGTTGAAGCGTGGTTAGCCCCCTCCCTTCGCGGGAAACGGACGTTGGCGGACCTGCAAAAACTGGATCTGGCAACGATCCTCCACAACAGCCTGACCTATGAACAGCAACGCAAGGTGGACACGGTGGCTCCGGCGTTGTACAAGCCTCCAAAGGGTCGAGAAGTGCCCATCGACTATGCCGACCCGGAGCGTCCGACCGTTTCTGTGAGGCTGCAATTCATGTTCGGTGTGAAGAGGACGCCCACGGTTGCTATGGGAAACGTTCCGTTGACGATCGAGTTGTTATCACCGGCAGACCGACCCATTCAGGTGACCAAGGACCTGGCCGGCTTCTGGCAAGGATCCTACGTCCACGTTCGCAAGGAAATGAAGGGTCGGTATCCAAAACACAACTGGCCGGAACATCCTTAG
- the gcvP gene encoding aminomethyl-transferring glycine dehydrogenase codes for MHRDVFEQRHHGLSNADISAMLAAVDAASIDELIEQTVPQQIRLPKPLNLPSALTETEMLAELSGIADMNTPARSYIGMGYYDTVTPPVILRNLIENPGWYTQYTPYQAEIAQGRLESLLNFQTMVTDLTKMDIAGASLLDEGTAAAEAMHMMYAARTGKSKSAETIFVDSNVYPQTLEVIRTRALPLDITVIVGDWKSVEFDGSIFGAYIQYPAGDGEVRDYTSFCEQAHEGGALVTVGTDLLALTMLTPPGEFGADVAVGSSQRFGVPLGYGGPHAAFMATREAYKRLMPGRIIGVSVDAQGNIALRMALQTREQHIRRDKATSNICTAQALLANVAAMYAVYHGPVGLRGIAERVHVLTSGFASGVTSMGYELCPSTWFDTLCIKADHTAIRAASEPLGINVRYHENGTCVGVSIDETTTVTDLQNLLNIFASVKGAPAPSASVLVNAPSSGIPAALARTSDYLTHPVFNTHHTEHEMLRYLKHLENKDLSLAHSMIALGSCTMKLNATAQMIPITWPAFNRVHPFAPVSQTQGYMRVFRELEAWLNEITGFDACSLQPNAGAQGEYAGLLAIRGFHQSRNEAHRTVVLIPASAHGTNPASAVMAGMKVVVVKSDAHGHIDVADLKAQAEAHAANLAALMVTYPSTHGVFEESIKEICAVVHQHGGRVYMDGANMNAQVGLTSPRTIGADVCHLNLHKTFCIPHGGGGPGMGPICCTTELAPFLPSHCVVNPINETNVGAVSAAPWGSASILLISWAYIRLMGGDGLTNATKRAILNANYIKSRLEGSYSILYTGTHGRCAHEMIVDLREYKQRGGIEAEDVAKRMMDYGFHAPTLSFPVAGTIMIEPTESESKAELDRFIDTLLTIRKEVEDVCTGAIDPKDNPLKNAPHTMFVATADTWEHAYTRQQAVFPLPWVRDRKFWPSIGRVDNAHGDRVLICTCPSIEEYAFSAATCSGDLL; via the coding sequence ATGCATCGCGACGTGTTTGAGCAGCGCCATCACGGTCTTTCCAACGCAGATATCAGTGCCATGCTTGCAGCCGTGGATGCAGCAAGCATCGACGAGCTCATTGAGCAGACGGTGCCACAGCAGATCCGACTCCCGAAGCCGCTGAATCTGCCGTCGGCACTCACAGAGACAGAGATGTTGGCAGAGCTGTCGGGTATCGCCGACATGAATACGCCTGCTCGGTCGTATATCGGCATGGGTTACTACGACACGGTAACGCCGCCGGTGATCCTGCGAAACTTGATCGAGAATCCGGGGTGGTACACGCAATACACGCCGTATCAGGCAGAGATCGCACAGGGTCGACTGGAAAGTCTTCTGAACTTCCAGACGATGGTGACGGATCTGACAAAAATGGACATCGCCGGCGCTTCCCTTCTCGATGAAGGAACCGCTGCAGCAGAAGCCATGCACATGATGTATGCCGCTCGCACCGGAAAGTCGAAGTCGGCCGAGACGATCTTCGTTGATTCGAATGTCTACCCGCAAACTCTTGAAGTGATCCGCACTCGTGCACTTCCGCTCGACATCACGGTGATCGTTGGTGATTGGAAGTCGGTAGAGTTCGACGGATCGATCTTTGGCGCCTACATCCAATACCCTGCCGGTGACGGAGAGGTGCGCGACTATACATCCTTCTGCGAACAAGCTCATGAAGGGGGCGCACTAGTAACCGTCGGCACAGATCTGCTTGCCCTGACCATGCTCACACCTCCGGGTGAATTCGGTGCAGACGTTGCTGTTGGTTCTTCGCAACGTTTTGGTGTACCACTTGGATATGGTGGACCACACGCTGCCTTCATGGCAACGCGCGAAGCCTACAAGCGACTCATGCCCGGACGTATCATTGGCGTAAGCGTTGATGCTCAAGGCAACATCGCTCTGCGTATGGCTCTACAAACTCGTGAACAACACATCCGTCGCGATAAAGCAACATCGAACATCTGCACAGCACAAGCTCTTCTCGCAAACGTTGCAGCAATGTATGCTGTCTACCACGGTCCGGTTGGACTTCGCGGTATTGCAGAACGTGTGCATGTACTCACATCTGGGTTCGCATCGGGCGTAACGTCGATGGGATATGAGCTTTGTCCGTCAACATGGTTCGACACGCTCTGCATCAAGGCCGACCACACAGCCATCCGCGCTGCCTCGGAGCCCCTTGGCATCAACGTACGCTACCACGAAAACGGCACGTGTGTTGGCGTTTCGATCGATGAAACAACAACAGTTACCGATCTTCAAAACCTGCTCAACATCTTCGCCTCGGTGAAGGGGGCTCCTGCTCCTTCTGCATCAGTGTTGGTTAATGCTCCATCAAGCGGTATCCCTGCTGCCCTCGCTCGTACATCGGACTATCTCACACATCCGGTCTTTAACACGCATCACACTGAGCATGAGATGCTCCGCTACCTGAAGCATCTCGAAAACAAGGACCTGTCGCTTGCGCACTCCATGATCGCCCTCGGATCGTGCACGATGAAGCTCAATGCAACGGCACAGATGATCCCGATCACATGGCCGGCCTTCAACCGCGTGCACCCGTTCGCTCCGGTATCACAGACGCAGGGTTACATGCGTGTGTTCCGTGAACTCGAAGCATGGCTCAATGAGATCACTGGGTTCGATGCCTGTTCATTGCAGCCGAATGCTGGTGCTCAAGGTGAATATGCCGGACTCCTTGCTATTCGCGGCTTCCATCAATCGCGCAACGAAGCACATCGTACCGTGGTGCTCATTCCTGCTTCAGCACACGGAACGAATCCTGCATCGGCCGTGATGGCCGGTATGAAGGTTGTTGTTGTGAAGAGTGATGCCCACGGTCACATCGACGTAGCCGATCTCAAGGCACAGGCCGAGGCACATGCAGCGAATCTTGCAGCATTGATGGTCACGTACCCTTCAACACACGGCGTGTTCGAAGAATCCATCAAGGAGATCTGCGCCGTTGTTCACCAACACGGCGGTCGGGTCTACATGGACGGTGCGAACATGAACGCCCAGGTAGGACTTACATCACCACGCACCATCGGCGCGGATGTATGTCACCTCAATCTCCACAAGACCTTCTGCATCCCTCACGGCGGCGGCGGTCCGGGCATGGGTCCGATCTGTTGCACAACAGAACTCGCCCCCTTCCTTCCATCCCATTGCGTTGTAAATCCGATCAACGAAACAAACGTTGGTGCTGTCTCTGCTGCTCCATGGGGCTCTGCATCGATCCTCCTCATTTCGTGGGCCTACATCAGACTCATGGGTGGTGACGGATTGACGAATGCTACCAAGCGTGCGATCCTCAATGCCAACTACATCAAGAGCCGACTCGAAGGCTCCTACTCCATCCTCTACACCGGCACACACGGTCGGTGCGCCCACGAAATGATCGTAGACCTGCGCGAGTACAAGCAACGTGGCGGCATTGAAGCCGAAGACGTTGCCAAGCGCATGATGGACTATGGATTCCACGCCCCAACGCTGAGCTTCCCTGTTGCCGGCACCATCATGATCGAGCCAACAGAAAGCGAAAGCAAGGCAGAGCTCGACCGGTTCATCGACACGCTCCTCACCATCCGCAAGGAAGTGGAAGACGTCTGCACCGGCGCGATCGATCCAAAGGACAATCCGCTCAAGAATGCACCACATACCATGTTCGTTGCAACGGCAGACACATGGGAACATGCATATACCCGTCAACAAGCCGTCTTCCCTCTTCCATGGGTTCGCGACCGTAAGTTCTGGCCATCAATTGGTCGCGTAGACAACGCCCACGGAGACAGGGTGCTGATCTGTACGTGTCCGAGTATTGAGGAATACGCTTTTAGCGCTGCCACCTGCTCAGGCGACCTCCTTTGA
- a CDS encoding cation transporter has translation MRKLLLLLAFVAPIVMFAAEQTLTMKVSGNCGSCKKRIVKAAESVTGVEDANWDKKTKVFTATYDDAKTTPDVIKKAILASGYDVEDAKGDDAAYKTLPDCCKYRDRTHE, from the coding sequence ATGCGCAAGCTCCTCCTTCTCCTCGCCTTTGTAGCACCGATTGTGATGTTCGCAGCCGAACAGACCCTCACAATGAAGGTATCCGGCAATTGCGGGTCATGCAAGAAGCGCATTGTAAAGGCGGCTGAGTCCGTGACCGGCGTTGAAGATGCCAACTGGGACAAGAAGACAAAGGTCTTCACAGCAACGTATGACGACGCAAAGACCACCCCTGACGTTATTAAGAAGGCCATCCTTGCCTCCGGATATGACGTAGAGGATGCCAAGGGCGATGATGCGGCGTACAAGACCCTGCCGGACTGCTGTAAGTATCGCGACCGTACGCACGAGTAA
- a CDS encoding efflux RND transporter periplasmic adaptor subunit, whose translation MKLRHISLVIVLLLGVGVGAWYFTTKPKDQVSRPAAGPPKDKPSAVIASVVLQQPFTESVILTGSIVADQSVELRSEVAGRITRIGFREGADVSAGQILVKLSDADLVARREKLVQQLSLDNNRKTRLEKLRSVDGASLDEYESAVAQVVMRKAEIAEIDAQIAKTEVRAPFAGRVGLRNVSVGAVITPQTILASLTSIGTLNVDCSVPERYAASLTQGAHMTFRVRGADTSMRKAKILAIEPVVDVRSRTQRVRARIERTSGVTAGMFADVILGLSQRTDAILVPTEAVVQDMKGANVFRVESGIARSVPVKLGSRTAGSVVVESGLRNGDTIVMSGILFVKDGKPVKVTLR comes from the coding sequence ATGAAGCTACGCCACATATCCCTCGTTATCGTTCTCCTGCTGGGTGTAGGAGTAGGTGCCTGGTACTTTACGACTAAGCCAAAAGACCAGGTTTCCCGACCCGCAGCTGGACCCCCAAAAGACAAACCGTCCGCCGTAATCGCCTCCGTTGTGCTTCAACAACCTTTTACGGAGTCCGTGATTCTCACCGGCTCTATCGTTGCCGACCAATCGGTGGAACTCCGCTCAGAAGTTGCCGGACGGATCACACGGATCGGTTTTCGGGAAGGGGCTGATGTTTCGGCCGGACAGATCCTTGTAAAACTCTCGGATGCGGACCTTGTTGCTCGACGGGAGAAATTGGTCCAACAGCTTTCGTTGGATAACAACCGCAAAACCCGACTCGAAAAACTCCGCTCGGTTGACGGCGCCTCACTCGATGAATATGAATCGGCCGTTGCCCAAGTGGTCATGCGAAAGGCGGAGATCGCTGAGATAGATGCACAGATCGCAAAGACGGAAGTGCGAGCCCCCTTCGCCGGACGTGTCGGACTCCGTAATGTGAGCGTCGGCGCAGTGATCACTCCACAAACGATCCTTGCCTCCCTCACAAGCATCGGCACGCTCAATGTTGATTGCAGCGTCCCTGAACGTTATGCTGCATCACTCACACAGGGCGCACACATGACCTTCCGCGTGCGCGGCGCAGATACATCGATGCGGAAGGCAAAGATCCTTGCCATTGAACCCGTGGTGGATGTGCGGTCACGAACGCAACGCGTGCGTGCGCGCATTGAACGAACAAGCGGTGTTACTGCCGGGATGTTTGCCGACGTGATCCTTGGCCTCTCCCAACGCACTGATGCCATCCTCGTACCAACAGAAGCAGTTGTCCAGGATATGAAGGGGGCAAATGTCTTCCGTGTAGAATCGGGAATTGCTCGCTCCGTGCCTGTGAAGCTGGGAAGCCGCACGGCCGGGTCTGTGGTTGTTGAGAGCGGACTCCGCAACGGAGATACCATCGTGATGAGCGGCATTCTCTTTGTGAAGGATGGGAAACCGGTGAAGGTGACGCTTCGATGA